The proteins below come from a single Zonotrichia leucophrys gambelii isolate GWCS_2022_RI chromosome 3, RI_Zleu_2.0, whole genome shotgun sequence genomic window:
- the ESCO2 gene encoding N-acetyltransferase ESCO2, with amino-acid sequence MAEAALSSSGTPRKRSREPESCCWEFRTPLCKRPRGSGASQNSQNSQNSRQEIREKAAPARKLRLPAGNPGMSAENSGIVSENSGIAAGNSGILSENLGIPAGNSGILLGNLGTPSGNLGIPAGNPGNLSEKLGIPEGNSGILSENLGIPAGDSGNLSGNSSENLGIPSGNSRILSENSRIPSGNLGIPSGNLGIPAGNPGISRHSHFSVGVFYGPRPYLDPLERRRLRELRGEGKIPEKSRNSGNSGNSRAGNLGFGSFGGKSKRKSGNSAGKFGNSGGKSGNSKRNRGSSKGKSSSGKSWNSRKSGIGNSKISNVGNSQSSKVGISQNSGISGIGNSQISENSKIGGNSGISKAENSQDPKAKNSQISGIGENSQISRAGNSGIAENSQISKLENSRISNTENSQISNIGNSGIGENSQISSAENSQISKAKNSQISELQNSQISNIENSQISNIENSQISSIGNSRISENSRIFRAGVRPRVRLPQGGAFFRSRSRSRKIPAKSQKSPGEKLPETAPKVPEMGKENRENGGNEESSGSSSDSREAPAQQELGSPCPAGLFPIFLPSRRRPLQELPAPLAPSGKAPRKSRESSWDQLIIDAGQHSLSPRHCGSCGMLFAPGVPEDRLQHLRHHRALREALTHPGWKQERVVAEFWDGRILLILPEDPKYALRKAEQVLAVVDSELGFPEHSRPFPEHSRLYLFVSAGRCVLGCLLAQPIRQAFRVLPEPGLAPLPDPQDPQHSQDPRDPQHSQHSQHSRHSRHSRREARIDPCARAWRCSLCPEPAVCGISRLWVLGARRRRGIARRMMDALRRTFVFGAVLSSRDLAFSDPTADGRGFAARYCGRHDFLVYSPLAPGSTPGSTPETPGSAPGSTPGSTPGTPGSALGTPGTAPGSAPGSAPGSTPGSAPGTPGSAPGSTPGSAPGTAPGTPGTLGLASGSALGSALGSAPGSAPGTPGSTPGTPGSLQQRSDDGGRRGAHAQKNSRNGRCQGIPALQQRSDDGGRRGAHAQKSSRTGRCQGIPTVCCKRSDDGGR; translated from the exons ATGGCGGAGGCGGCGCTGAG CAGCTCCGGAACCCCCCGGAAACGGAGCCGGGAGCCCGAAAG ctgctgctgggagttCCGGACCCCGCTGTGCAAACGGCCCCGAGGATCCGGagcctcccagaattcccagaattcccaaaattcccggcAGGAAATCCGGGAGAAAGCGGCGCCGGCCCGGAAACTGCGGCTGCCGGCCGGAAATCCGGGAATGTCAGCGGAAAATTCGGGAATTGTATCAGAAAATTCAGGAATTGCagctggaaattcaggaattttatcagagaatttgggaattccggcaggaaattcaggaattttatTAGGAAATTTGGGAACGCCAtcgggaaatttgggaattccagctggaaatcctggaaatttgtcagaaaaattgggaattccaGAAGGAAATTCAGGAATCTTGtcagaaaatctgggaattccagcggGAGATTCGGGAAATTTATCAGGAAATTCAtcagaaaatttgggaattccatcaGGAAATTCGAGGATTTTATCAGAAAACTCGCGAATTCCgtcaggaaatttgggaattccatcaggaaatttgggaattccggCCGGAAATCCGGGAATTTCCCGGCATTCCCACTTTTCCGTGGGGGTGTTTTACGGCCCCCGGCCGTACCTGGATCCGCTGGAGCGGAGGCGGCTGCGGGAGCtgcggggggaggggaaaattCCGGAAAAATCCCGGAATTccgggaattctgggaattccagagccgggaatttggggtttgggagcttTGGCGGGAAATCCAAGCGGAAATCCGGGAATTCtgctgggaaatttgggaattctggcgGGAAATCCGGGAATTCCAAGAGGAATCGCGGCAGCtccaaagggaaaagcagcagcgggaaatcctggaattcccgGAAatctgggattgggaattccaaGATTTCCAATGTTGGGAATTCCCAAAGTTCCAAAGTTGGGATTTCCCAGAATTCCGGGATttctgggattgggaattcccagatttctgAAAACTCCAAGATTGGCGGGAATTCCGGAATTTCCAAAGCTGAGAATTCCCAGGATCCCAAGGCCaagaattcccagatttctgGGATTGgggaaaattcccagatttccagggctgggaattctgggattgctgagaattcccagatttccaaACTCGAGAATTCCCGGATTTCCAACACTgagaattcccagatttccaacattgggaattctgggattggtgagaattcccaaatttccagcgctgagaattcccaaatttccaaggccaaaaattcccagatttccgagctccagaattcccaaatttccaacattgagaattcccaaatttccaacATTgagaattcccagatttccagcATTGGGAATTCCCGGATTTCCGAGAATTCCCGGATTTTCCGGGCCGGGGTCCGGCCCCGTGTGCGGCTCCCCCAGGGCGGCGCCTTCTTCCGATCCCGGAGCCGATCCCGGAAAATTCCggcaaaatcccaaaaatcccccggGGAGAAACTTCCGGAAACGGCGCCGAAAGTTCcggaaatgggaaaggaaaaccGGGAAAACGGCGGGAACGAG gaatCCTCTGGATCGAGCTCGGATTCCCGGGAGGCCCCGGCCCAGCAGGAATTGG GCTCTCCATGCCCGGCCGGGCTCTTCCCGATTTTCCTGcccagcaggaggag gcccctgcaggagctcccgGCCCCGTTGGCTCCCTCTGGAAAAGCTCCCAGGAAAAGCCGGGAAAGCTCCTGGGATCAGCTCATCATT GATGCCGGGCagcattccctgtcccctcgGCACTGTGGATCCTGTGGGATGCTGTTCGCTCCCGGCGTTCCCGAGGATCGGCTGCAGCACCTGCGGCACCACCGGGCACTGAGGGAGGCGCTGACACACCCG ggctggaagcagGAGCGCGTGGTTGCGGAATTCTGGGACGGGAGAATCCTCCTGATCCTTCCCGAGGATCCCAAATACGCCCTCAGGAAG GCCGAGCAGGTTCTGGCCGTGGTGGATTCCGAGCTGGGTTTCCCGGAGCATTCCCGGCCCTTCCCGGAGCATTCCCGGCTGTACCTGTTTGTGAGCGCCGGGCGCTGCGTGCTGGGctgcctgctggcacagcccataCGGCAG GCGTTCCGGGTGCTGCCGGAGCCGGGCTTGGCGCCATTGCCAGACCCGCAGGacccccagcattcccaggatcCCCGTGacccccagcattcccagcattcccagcattCCCGGCATTCCCGGCATTCCCGGCGGGAGGCGCGGATCGATCCGTGTGCCCGCGCCTGGCGCTGCTCGCTGTGCCCGGAGCCGGCCGTGTGCGGCATCAGCCGCCTCTGGGTGCTGGGGGCGCGGCGGCGCCGCGGCATCGCCCGCAGGATGATGGACGCCCTCAG GCGCACGTTCGTGTTCGGGGCCGTGCTCAGTTCCCGGGATTTGGCCTTTTCCGACCCCACGGCCGACGGGCGGGGCTTCGCTGCCCGGTACTGCGGCCGCCACGACTTCCTGGTCTACAGCCCCCTGGCACCGGGATCCACACCGGGATCCACACCGGAAACACCGGGATCCGCACCGGGATCCACACCGGGATCCACACCGGGAACACCGGGATCGGCACTGGGAACACCGGGAACAGCACCGGGATCCGCACCGGGATCCGCACCGGGATCCACACCGGGATCGGCACCGGGAACACCGGGATCCGCACCGGGATCCACACCGGGATCAGCACCGGGAACAGCACCGGGAACACCGGGAACACTGGGATTGGCATCAGGATCAGCACTGGGATCTGCACTGGGATCTGCACCGGGATCAGCACCGGGAACACCGGGATCAACACCGGGAACACCGGGATCA